From the Leishmania mexicana MHOM/GT/2001/U1103 complete genome, chromosome 14 genome, the window CCGCTACGCGACCTTTCCGCCTGCCGGCCGTAGTGGCTCGCTCTGCGGTCGCACTACGTGTGCGTTTCTGCGATcccaccactgccgcagcggacCGGGGCGGGCACCGCGAAGGCGAggccgcatcagcagctACTGGTGGTGGGGCGGCGGAGCTCATCGTCCCGAGCActtctgccgccgctttGTGCACCGCAACTTCGGCTGCCCGCCACGCTGCCGGGTCCACACTTGGGAGCGGCCGTAGCTGCACCGTGAAGGCGCTCCGAGGAGGGCGACCCAGCAGAcatgaagagagagaactTGCACCAAGGTGTACGTCTGCCTCCGTGAGGTTAGCGTGGCCAGTGAAGTCCCctgccgccccctcctcccacatTGGCGCCTCAGCGATGCCGGCTTCCTCGCCGCGGCTGTAAAAGGCAAACACAGCGCGCTGCAGTGCCACCGCGGCACCCGCTACCAAGGCGAGGTAGCGGTTGGCTGCCTGCTGATACGGAACATTtgcctgctgctcttgccgTAGCAGGCGTGCGAGGCAGGCGCGTCGGTGCACCTCAGCGTCGTGCGCGAACCAGGCGTtcggcgtcgccagcgctgTCAGCCGCTCCTGGGCAGTGGCTGTGGaccccgccggcggtggtgaagGGGGGACATCCAGGGTAAGTGACCCCGAATCGCCAcatgcggtggcggcgatcTCGGCGGAAGAGCCGTGGGACGATGGCGggaccggcggcggcgacagctgtgacggcagcagcgacaccgaGTGCCCGCCGTCCCGGCCTTTAGCAGTGCTCAAcgcctgctgcgacggcgcaggaGCCGCACCGGCGTCATCTGCGGCTGCAGTGTGAAGAAGAGCATAGCGGTCAAAGGAGGCCACAAAAGGATGCACGTGGTGTgaggccgccgtcgtcgaggcacctccagcgacagcgctgccgccttcgtCGACAGTGGCCTCTGTCACTTTCCGTCCACCCCCGCGAGTGGCGCGCGTCGtaggcgacggcgcaggggACGACTCGCTCAGCaggtggagctgctgtgaCTGAACAGCGTCCAgcagccgctgtcgccgctgccgcagaacCCCGACGGTGATGCGGTGGTACTCTgcgcacacctcctccacggagGGCACCCACCGCTCGCCTTTCCCTCGACCTTCCTCATCATCACCCTCTGGCCACCGCCAGCGATCCACAGTCACGACGGGGTTCCCGAACCGTGCCCACAGCTGCACCAGGTAGCAGGACGAAGCGTACGTGAAGCgtgtcgacggcggcggtggtggaacGATCGCATCGTACTCGCTCTCTGTGAAGGTGAAGAacgccagcgacggcgacgaagcTGACGTTAGCTTGCCTGATGCCGCAGATAGTAAGGAGCAGCCACAACCGTGGACGGTGCTCTCCTCGCGCGTGTCCTCGACTTCCGTGCGCACAAGGACGttggaggaggcagcggacGCAAAGGCTGGCAAGGACGCGGTGGAGCGCGTGCTGTCGAAGCACATGCGCAGTCCACTGGCGTACAAGCAATCTGCGTCAGACCGCTCCAGGCCgatcggcagcggtgcggcctGCACTCGAGCAGGTTGCGTGACCAGCTCCGCCCATACGGCACGGGCCAGAGCGTTGACCTGCGCCACGTGGTCTGCGCGCTCCCAACGCTGCCCGACGCTCCAGTTCGCAGATggggacggcgacgaggtggaTGGCACGGCGCGTCGGTGCGTCACCTCTATGAGTCGCCAGGAGCGACGGACGTGCGGCACCGAGATGGCTCCACTGCTACCGACACTTCTGTGACATATACCCACCGCACCTCCACGCGtcgcagacgacgacgatgacgcgcCCCAGCAGAGCACGGCGTCCTGCAGAGCCGTGGCGACCGCCGACGTTGACAGCGCAGCATTCATGTGAGTCGGCGATGTCAACGCCGTGGCCGACAGCGCGCCCTGTCCGAACATGTCCGGCAGGCGCGAGAGGGCCACACCTCCGACCCTGTAGTCGGTGGCCGATATACCCTCAGAAGATGAATACAGTTGCGGCAGTGCAACGCCGTCGCGTAGCGCAAAACGGCGCTGGTCCTCGAGGAGCGACTGCACCTGGGTCCTATTTGTGCGGCGTCGGCCCGGAAAAGagtctgcagcagcatccgtggcggcggccttgGGGCGGCCAGCTCGGAGACTCTCAGACGACTGTGAACCCCCTTTAAGCTCCGTCGCTAAGAGCGAGGCAGCcacatcgctgctgccgcgctccATAACTCGGACCCTCTCGCGCGGGGaaccggcgctgctgctggcggactCAAGAaggaagagcgagagggtgagggtgaggTGTGCGGGGCGCCCAGTGCCTTACCAGTAGCTTCGAGGAgatttgtgtgtatgtgtgtatgtgtgtatgtgtgcgtgtgtgcgtgtgtgcgtgggtgggcggagggcggagggATGTCCGCGGAGAAAGAGGTGGAAGTTGCGcacggggaagagagagacagacagacagaggtAAGAAAAAGGCGATGCCCACAACGGCTAAACTGATTCGCTTTGTggccacacacgcgtgtgtgcgccggtgacccacccgcccctcctcctccccaccaccaccaccaccaccatcaggGTCCACATCGCACAACCTTTTAGAAGCGGCGCGTCACACCGAGGCACCTTTTGGGCCATAAAAAGAACAACGCCCTGCTGCGTTGGCCAAGCCTTGCCTGTCGATTGCAAggtctcctcctcttctcccgccttcccttcccttccgcagctgctgctgtcgtcacGTGCGACCTTCTCAAAGGCCAGTTCACCGAATGCGCGCGGGCTGTCCGGCAGCTgagaaggcgcgcgcgcggttCTCCGTCTCCTGCCTGCAAGTCTTGCTGACGCTCTTCTTGAGCCTTTTCGCTTTCCCCATTCTTTATATGCAGTCTCGGgtctccccaccaccaccaccaccaccaccacacataCTGGTGCCCCCTCCGGCGAAATCTCGAGgacccacgcacacacacgcagacagaaAGCTCATTCTTTGCTCCTGCCTCCTGACACGCAACGACGCCCTTACGACACATACGTACACCGCAGAACAGAGTCAGAGAGGCACTACACAACCCAACAgacgcgagagaggcgcatACAAGCTCAGAGCcgcgagagggaaggggtgcagacacacgcacaccctgcaCAGGCAGTCACAGCGCTTGAAGGGCCAAACAGCCcatgacggcgctgctgttgcagcgCTCAGATATCAACGGCGCGCGCGTCACTCCTCTCGCTCGCGCTTCGCCATGCGCACAGTACTACGATGCACCAACTGCGCCTGCACCAACGCAGGCGTGTTCTCCTCGGTGCGAAGCCGATTGGGCAAAAGGCGCCGCACAGGACGACGACCGAGGCGCATTGCCTCCGTCacggcaccagcgctgctcgGTGAGTGAGCCCTGTCAGACTCTGAGCCGACATCGAATACGGCAGCGGGTGCATGCAAGAGAGGGTCGATGTCCACGTCACTGCCGTCGGCAAACAGATCCGAATCAGCGCAGTCCGCGAAGGTAATTCGCTGCGCGTCGTAGTACGCCTTGAAGCGCTCCACGAACACGTCCTCGGCGCTCTTTGCAGTgtcagcaccgtcgccggcagcgccgccggcggctaCCGCGCTGGCAACCGTGGTACTCTCGTCGTTCTTtctcgtgctgctggagTCGCCTGCCTGCGTCTTGACGTAGTCCTCTGCCTTGCTCGCCCGCTCCTTGTCATCAGTGATCCACAGGCCGCACGACTCGAGGAGATTACCTTTGCGCTCCAGACGCCGCTCACTGGCGATGCCGCGACGGCGGTTGCGCGTGTTTGTCTCGCTGTTGCGCTTCGTTATGTCGGCGAGTCGGTTCAAGTAGGCACTGCGGGACTTCTCGCTGATGTATTGATAGAAGGAATCCTCGGCTTCACGGAGCTGTGACAGATGCTGGGACAGCGCCGTCAAGGATCCGGGCTGCAGGCTCGCCTGCACCTGCACCTGCGTCTCGGGCGGTGGTGTTTGCGACACGGACAGCTGCGAGAAGGACGCTgacgcaccgtcgccgaggATTAAAACCGAGGACGGGTCGGCGACAGGGACATGCTGATTCAGGGCGgatgcgtgctgctgctgctgctgatgagcACGCAGCACGCGTCGTGGCAGAAATGGTGATAGCGGTGTATCTGTTGCAGATGTGGCCGCGGatggcgacgatggcgcgaCTGCAGAGAGGGTCGAGCGTTGCGTGGTTGTCACAGCAAGGACGTCGGCGCTCTCCGCGGCCATGCTGAATACTGGCTCCTCGGTCACGTCCAACTCGGCAGCCTGTGACGCGTTCAGACCCTGCGTCGCGGCACCAGCCGACAAGGACGTCCCAAGCGCATGcctttgctgctgttgctgcttgCGCTCTTCAGCACGGTGGTGCTGAATGTAGGTGACGGTGCGCACAGGTGCGGTCGCCACTCCCATGGTGCagtaccgctgccgcagcaccttcgACTCTTCAATCTCATCCTCAGTCCACTGATGATGCGCCAGGTGCTGCTTCTTGTACTGACGAAGTAGCTCCACCTGCCGAGGGGTTGGGACAAACGCGCGTGGGTtgagcgccgccggcggcggcgcctgaTTGACGCCTTCCACACCCTCCGGTTGCGGCAGAGGGTCTTGCGCGACCGGCTGGGCTGCCGACGGCACTTCCCCGGACTCAAGCAAAaccggcggcgccacggGTGCCTCGCCAAGCACGCCATCCGCGTACACCTCTGTCGGTCGCTGGTTCGCGCTAGCCGCGCAGAAGGCTAAAACCTCGTCCTCCGTTGGAGCTGTGTTcgacagctgcggcagcgtcactATCTCGTCCTTCACTGTGTCGTTAGGCGCcgcggacgaggacgaccGTGGCTGCACCGGCTCCACAGCGAAGCAGACCCAGAATATCTTTCCACGCCACTCAATCGTCTGGGAGGTCACAATGGGAGCTGCATTCGGCTTGTGCGCTGTCATGACGTCCTCGAGCAGCAGTACGCGACGCAAGCGCGACCACGAGTACTGCTCCGGCGCATGACGGTGATGGTAGCGGACAAAGAAGTTGAGGAACGGCTGATCGCCGATGCGCTTGCCGGCTTCGTTGATTTCAGCAGGGAAGAAGGCCTGATCCGCGTACTTGTGCACCGACTTGGCGTTGAGGGTGATGGCCTGCAGCTCTTCCTTGGTGAGCAACATCCTGAAGCACGGCGAGCACAACCCCAGAAGGGgacgaaggggggggggcagcagtggcgaaGAGAGCTTCTTAGCGACAGTTTAGTGACGGGCTTGCCTagagcgcggcggcggcggacagTGATCGCGCTtctcggtggtggtggtgtgtgtgtgtgtgtgcgcggggGGGGTGACGTGTGATGAAAGCTCAGTGACTGTGAGAGGTCTGCCCGCTGCGAGAAAcgggtgagagggagggtgcagaggaagggagtgggggggggagggtcaCCTCTGGTGAGGGGTATCGAGGGTtgggcgcgtgcgcgcttgtATTCTGGTGGCGATTGCGCTAACGATTGCTAGTCAGGCGCGCGAGAAAAAGAGAGCGCGTTGGAGACAGACAagcgggagaagaagagTTTGAATGTgggcgcggcagcagtgtTGACGATagctcttctctctctcgcgttGCTGCTTGTTTCGCTCCCCAGCGCGTCCATTCTGCCACCGCGAGCAGGTCAGCGAATAGACGCAAGCACGACCACAGCGCACCTCACTTCTGCGGCACCACGGCCCCATCCTCGCCCTCTAGGACGCGGCGTCTGCAATGGAATCAGGCCGTGCGTCTAGCGGGCCCTTCCTGTCTTTCCTTGCTCCGTCTTCGCATACGTGCTGCACAATCAGCGCCGCACACATCTGGATAGGTAGAATGGATTCATCCAAGCGAGCCGCGTCCTCgcttcgctgtcgctgtggcGGGCACGGTCTTTGCGCATCGATTTCGCAATCAGGGCGCGGTGCAGCTTGCAGCTCGCTTTGTGGAAGGAGTATAGTCTGGCGACTGTCATCACGGGCACCATCGGGCCATATCCCTCCTCAGAATGAGCCGTGTGCTTGACCACGCAGTGGGCACTCCGGCGCCGCGATGACGTCTCCCCCGCTCCGTCATCGCTGTGTGCGTCAGGTGGTCATCCTTCGCCCCATTGTGATGCCACGGCACACGGCGCAGGGTCGGCCCTCAATCACGCTCCAAcatcacggcagccgcaaaaaaaaaacacacacaaagacatTTGGTGGATGCGTGCACAGCTGGAGGGACGCACATGAGTCTTCGTGGGCTTGCGCGTAACGTGATCATCACCCCAAGTCGCCTTGGCACAGTCCCCACCCCAGACCTGTCCGCTGACACCAAAGAGCAAGCACCTGCACCCGGGGACTACCGGACCCTGCGATGCCACCGTGAGGCTGCCGGCATCAGTGGGGAGAGTCGAAGATGCACGAAAGCGAAACAATCCGCAGAAAGGAAACAAAGCGGGCATGCGGCGTCGGCCACCGTCACAAacacctcgctctctcgtAGGGAGGGGGACGTGAGGGGATGAGGGTTGGGTGGTGTAGTCGGCAAGGACTAGCTCGTGGCCTGGCGCATCCGCGATGTATATGTATCTGTGACCCACTGAAGTCCTCCTCTGCTCCGCATGCGCCGGTTTGCGTGGCGCTCACCTGCATGGGGGCACCGCTTCCTtgcttgcttttttttgtgtggtTGATGGGATTGCTGACGGCACTGGCGTGTGCGGTGCACATCTTCGATTTGCGTCTTCGGtatcatttttttttgctcgcGATGGTGCACAACCttgtgagtgtgtgtgtgtgagtgagtgagccccccacctcccccgcgccgccgccgcggacaggCACAAAATGAGGAAGCCCTCCGCTTACGGGCCCGCCACGCcggcgaggtggaggcgtGGTGGGCAATCGGTAATCAAAGGAGGAGACGATGCAAGATGAGGCtacgcacacccacgcgagcacgcgcgcccgcgcacgcacgcacgaccAAAAATGAAAGataaaaaaggaaagggaagggaaaaCACGCTCAGCTCTACGCTTCCATAGATACATATCGGCAGACAccccgccacacacacacacacacgcacacatacacacacgcacgcacactgaGAGACCcacaaagaaaagaaaactgGAAAGACACGAAACACCACACCATCGAAgcaaagggaggggagggggagagggcacacccacacgcgcgcacgcacgcacgcaatGGTAAACAGCGGCAACAACacaacacaacacacacacacacacaagcgggaaaaagaagagcCGTTAacgaggagaggggtggcCATACATGCTGTCGAAGATGACCGcaggtgggtggggggaatCAGGAGCGTGGTGTGGTCGAGGTGGGTGGTGTTGATGTTCGTGGTGgtagtgggggaggggaggggtggaaggagaagaggcgcagcagagcactAATCATGCGCAccgagagcgcgagagaaagagaaggtaCATGAACGGAAGCAATATGGAGAAGCAACGCAAGACAGTGAATACAGAACATGACACAAAacaaagggaagggggaaggacGCGCGGTGGGCGCGAGCACAACACCACACAGACGTGTGAAACGACAAGATACAGCAACGAACGTAAACCATGGcaaggcagagggagaggaaaagagagggacaACGACCGTCAAAACAataaaaaaacgaaaacacgGACATTCATTGTGCGTcgccgcatccgccgcgtccgactcccctccctctcttccctctcccgctcttcTACCTCATGCATGTTTTCTGCATGAGTTGCGAGTGGACGTAGGCCAGCGCTGAAACGCCCTCGTCGACGCGCTTGCGCACAAGAGCGCGCACGCCAAgaaagcgaggaggaggagagggagaacgGAACTTCATCTGTGACCCGGAGgcggcaggggagaggggggggcgccGAGCTGGAAGAAAGACGCAGACGtccaggcacacacacacacacagccttGACGCTGCGCTTTAGCGCATGAGTGTGGTGTGGGTATGTAGTGGGTCAGTCCTTTGTATAGAAGACTTGACGCACTGCTaacgccgctgccctccgccGCCCGTGCGCTCTATCCATGGGCACGCAACCGCCTACCTTGACATGCACATCTCTGCTCACCAAAGTAGgccgacgcacacacacatatacatatatatatatatataggcGGACCAAAAGCAGAGCGGGACAACAAGTGTAGCGCGAGAAAGAACATGGGCCGACAGCTAAGAGCGTGTCTTCGACGTACATGGGttacccctctcccctcccccccacacgaGGCCGccacgtctccctctccactcAACCACGACGacacaccctccctccctccctccctcccgccgtGTGGGTCCTACTCGAGTAAGGACACCCTCTGGATGCTCAacgtcggcgatgccgcaaaacgaaaaagcgTGTCTgccgttttttctttttttttacatGTGCGTCAATACGAGGCAGTCGTGTATCGGCAGCAGGTGTGTCACACAAGCAGGTAAAAAATGACGCGAGGGAGAGTAAAAGGCGGCGACGACCCGTCGGCGAGCGTTGAACCGGAACATGGTGCAGGAGAACTAACgcgtgcacagcagcgctccGACGGATGCGCGTGAACGGGGCAGGGTGCGACATTCATAGGGCGCGTCTGTCGCTACCGCTGCGCGACGATGCGGCCGTTGCGCACCTTCAGCTGTTTGTTCGTCAGCTCGAAGACCGACTGCACCGATTTGCGCGGATGCGACCTGCCCGAGCCTTGCAACGAGTGCGGCTGCCTGGAAGCGTTGCTAATGGCTTCGCCTACATTCGCCGGGGACGGCACCCGCCCGATGAAGCGCGCGACAGTGTCGACGACATCGTGGAAGAAGAGCACCATCACAGAGACGTTATCCATACTGCCGCGATCGACAGCGAACTCGGCGAGTTTCTGACAGCAGTTGTTGAGCACGCGCTGCACAACGTCAGGGGGTGGGCGCGACTTTGCACCGGAGAAAATGTGCGGGTCGCACACATCCGGCGTGTAGCACAGGAAGTCGCGCACAAACTCGGTGGCCTCTTCGTTGCTCAGCACGTCCCACAGCCCGTCACAGGCGAGCAGtaagaaggcggaggcgtcgGTAAGGTGCAGCTGTCGGACGTCAGCGATGTTGCTCACCATCAAGTCCCGATTCGAGATGAAGCGATGATTGTGCGAGGaaggtgacggcgccgctgaccCGCTCGAGTCGTTCTCGCGTAGGGCGCCAAACGGGAAGGTGGTCGACAGtttctcctcccccgccgCATCgggtgacgacgacggctgGAACTTGAACTCAAAGTCCCCAAGGGCGCGGCTCACCGCGAGAATGCCGCACACGCGGCCAAACTGCACGAAGCCGCCGCATTTAGCGATGCGGCGGGACTCGTCCGTGTTGCCGGGCTTGTGATCCTCGCTCATCGCGATGGTGGTGTGTCCGTCATAGAGCACCGCCCGGGCGTCGCCGAGGCACGCCACGTACAGCATCCGGCCGCACACGGCGGCCGCAATCAGTGTCGACCCGCCGTTCGTCCCGCTCGTCATTTCGTCGAACACTTCCTCATCTAcgtcgcggcgtcgccgtccgcTACCGTTGCCCGCCTTGTGCTGGTGGTGTCCGTGGCTCTTGGACTGCAGCGTGTGAAAAATCTCGCGGTCGGTCTGCAGGATAGACTCCACAAGCGCCAGAGCGTTGTTCTCGCCAAGGGCGGCGTGATGCAATACGTAGTGAGGCAGCCACTTGGCCCCGAGGTCGGCGACCCGCCGTCCGCAGTGGCCGTCCAACACCGCCAGAAGAGAGACGGGCTGGCCACGCACGTGGGTCACGTTGAGCTCGGCGAAGTGCGCGTCCTCCATGGTCGGCCGCATCCCTTGcacacagccgctgccggcgatAAGCGATATAGGGGCTGTCGCCGTCTTGCCACTGCTGAGCACCACGTTAAACTTGTAGACAGGAAGCTCGTTCTCGCGGCACTTCGCCCCACTGTGGTCGCGGTTGCGCATGCGCGACGATGGCGCGgtcaccggcaccgccggcggggGAGGTCGTGCGTCAGCAGTGTTGCCGTCGCTTCTTTCCGCACCCGACCGCAGCGAGCAGAGCATCTGCGTGCTACCGAAAAGCTCGTCGGCGTCCACCGCCTCACCTCTAGCCTCACGACCCTTGTGCTCCGGCCGCTCGGCCTCGGCGCCATACGGCGATCTCTTCGCATTGGCCCCGCTATTGTCATACACAGGCTTCTTTCTGACCGTCTCACCAAGGCCAGtgttgccgcgctgcgcgatTGCTGccgcgactgctgcggctgccccgCCCTTCACGTTACGCCGGGCCTCGATCGAAGCGGTACGGCCGTTGCCGgggccagcagcagcagcggcggtggtggtctCCAAGGCAGATGGCCCACTGGCAGAGGCAAACccgtcatcgtcgctgccgctgctgagcggcGACTGGCGCAGTATTCGAGTATCCGGGCTGCCGGCCGCCCGGGTCGCCATAGCGTTGCTTCGGTGTATGCTGCCTCGGTTGTTGTGACGGCCGAGCAGACGTACCTGGTCTGCCACCGGTCGCGGTGAGTAGCTGGACGGAATCATTgtcgacgacgccggcggtgcgCTTAGTACCTCGCGttgcttctccttttctgtgTCATCGGCAAACATGGTGCCGTTAGGCGCCGTGGTACGCAAGCTGTCCAGCGCGTAACCAGCGACTGCGCCGTGGTGGTCGACCGAGTGCCGTGGCAGTGGACTGCGCAGCCTGCTCAGGTCGCCACCATGTCGGACATCTCGAagcggccgcagccgcggcaggaTCTCCTTCACGTCTTCGTGGGTGcgtggcagcgacgaggcACGTGGGCGACCCATGCCAGCTCCGCTGTACGGTGTGCTGTCGCTGCATCGTCGACCGTTGAGGTCAAGGGTGTAGCGCACCTCATCGCGGCCCCTTGCAGCACCCATGACTTCACGACGGGCCGAAGTGTAGTCACTGACATCGCCGCCACGGTTTCCGTCTCTCTGCTGTTGTCGTGAAGAGTATGGGAGTGGGTCCGAAACGACAAGGCGAGTGTTTTCATTCACGTAGCTATCACCACCCCTGGCaaccggcggcggtgctgggatcagcggcggtgttgcACGCGACTCGCTGCTACcaaactgctgctgctgcttgttAGCAGTGGTTATCGTTGTCGCTTGCGCGTTACTCTGGCGTTTCGTTCCATTGAAGCCGGCAAtgctgcctcctcgtctAGTGCGGCTTGCCTTTCCACTTGCCGCACCAACAGCGTAAGAGCCAGCCACACCACTGGGACGCTgcttgccgccaccgctggtgcTCGAAGGTGACAAAAACGTCGCGTTACTCGGTGCATACACAGACGCGTCGTAGCACTGATAGAGCAGGTTGGCGCGGGTCTCTGCAGGAGACAACGCCGTCGGAGGCTGGTGGCTCCACCCGTCCCGCGTGGGGCTTCGCGAcggagcaccaccaccgccgccgctgccgacggcgttgttgttgttggctTTTCGACCTTTCCGAAGCATCGTCTATCGTTGCGGGGCGACGGAAGTCACCTGTACGGGGACCACACGCGGAGTACaagacgcgccgcctccggcaCAGGtacaccccaccccaccccaccccaccaaaAGGAATGAGGCCgccacgaaaaaaaaaggtagcGCTgaaggtgtgcgcgtgcaacGGAGCGAAGCGCAAgtagccgccaccaccgccgccgccgccgtagccGAACCACTACGGCAACTAGCCAAGGCTTAGAGAAGGAAACGATGCAGGCCCCTTTCTATCCGCAACACCGTACAAGGCTGCACACAAACGCCCAAGCACAgacaccagcagctgctgcagcacgtccGGTCGAGtacccacacacaacacGCGACGCCGCCCGCACGTTGAAGGGGACCAGTGGAGGaatgaggagagagagacactcccacacacgcgcacacacgcacacccaagCAAGGAGGCGCGTCCGTAGCCTTCGCAAGCACACTTGAAGAGGAGGATCAATGAAGGGAGCCTtatacacatacatgtatatatatgtatatatatatatgtacgtACAGATGgatgggtgtgtctgtgtacgcggggcgcagagggagagggacgcacgcacgcacacccaagCACAAAGGAGAcaggaggagctgatgaACGAGAAGACaggcggctgtggtgctgctcacgACCAGCAGGAGCAAAAACACGCCAGCGATGCCGACAGCACCGTCTACCGAGAAATACAAAACGAACACGAAAACAGCAACAGAGGATGTGTGCGtatgggaggggggaacgaggaggaggcgcgaaTACTTCTcgagaagaggggagaggtcTCGCCTCTTGacaaggggggagggagtcGGGCGCGGCGTACGGCGGACGAAGGAGACGGCGGGGCGTGAGAAAAGATGAAACAGCAACAAGAAGAAAGAATCGAGTGAGCGAGTGGGATGGCTTTGATGGGAgtagaggggggaggggaggggaggggaggggaggagatctgtgcacgtgtgtgtgtgtgtcgcctaCCGTTGATCTGCTCAAGGAGAcgcagaggagagcgagggcaGAAACCCACCACCCAACtcccgaaaaaaaaagaaaagccgaggaggaggtgggacAG encodes:
- a CDS encoding protein phosphatase 2C-like protein, with translation MLRKGRKANNNNAVGSGGGGGAPSRSPTRDGWSHQPPTALSPAETRANLLYQCYDASVYAPSNATFLSPSSTSGGGKQRPSGVAGSYAVGAASGKASRTRRGGSIAGFNGTKRQSNAQATTITTANKQQQQFGSSESRATPPLIPAPPPVARGGDSYVNENTRLVVSDPLPYSSRQQQRDGNRGGDVSDYTSARREVMGAARGRDEVRYTLDLNGRRCSDSTPYSGAGMGRPRASSLPRTHEDVKEILPRLRPLRDVRHGGDLSRLRSPLPRHSVDHHGAVAGYALDSLRTTAPNGTMFADDTEKEKQREVLSAPPASSTMIPSSYSPRPVADQVRLLGRHNNRGSIHRSNAMATRAAGSPDTRILRQSPLSSGSDDDGFASASGPSALETTTAAAAAGPGNGRTASIEARRNVKGGAAAAVAAAIAQRGNTGLGETVRKKPVYDNSGANAKRSPYGAEAERPEHKGREARGEAVDADELFGSTQMLCSLRSGAERSDGNTADARPPPPAVPVTAPSSRMRNRDHSGAKCRENELPVYKFNVVLSSGKTATAPISLIAGSGCVQGMRPTMEDAHFAELNVTHVRGQPVSLLAVLDGHCGRRVADLGAKWLPHYVLHHAALGENNALALVESILQTDREIFHTLQSKSHGHHQHKAGNGSGRRRRDVDEEVFDEMTSGTNGGSTLIAAAVCGRMLYVACLGDARAVLYDGHTTIAMSEDHKPGNTDESRRIAKCGGFVQFGRVCGILAVSRALGDFEFKFQPSSSPDAAGEEKLSTTFPFGALRENDSSGSAAPSPSSHNHRFISNRDLMVSNIADVRQLHLTDASAFLLLACDGLWDVLSNEEATEFVRDFLCYTPDVCDPHIFSGAKSRPPPDVVQRVLNNCCQKLAEFAVDRGSMDNVSVMVLFFHDVVDTVARFIGRVPSPANVGEAISNASRQPHSLQGSGRSHPRKSVQSVFELTNKQLKVRNGRIVAQR